A region of Desulfovibrio sp. DNA encodes the following proteins:
- a CDS encoding glycosyltransferase family 39 protein, with protein MLGHIFPQMNQNNFTAKATTILLVTVLVVAAALRIWQLDRPALWEDDYLNIDRALMPLDRMWEFQKWQGPADTPYDFQPPLSFALTHLALAISENSFSARGVSVLAGILAIWGTFALGRQLFGCGVGFLSALLLTLSLFHVEYSRAIKAYGLFYCFSVWSVFFAYVASIQGRVWYWTGWSLTAIGMVYSAYIGLPAFVGQMIWVLAVTGGRWWRRQPGAGKQLYLAGMAAVITFLTYLPWVPAVVFLQEMFHDPGVNPFSKLSWGFVQELVAGFFYPAFPAQAWFVPTLLLLMASGVLYCLLARKTRELSLLLLWSLLPTASVLLSKSVMSEIVSSRHLFNLMGLVTLLPAAGLWGLLESLLPGGKRITLATGTLLCLALCWPQIQRLPEVYERSISLDRDYLYWVWATAQPTEKLSVEGWKRKSKRFGARWYLPGLFASSGDFSHPLYSRILLVENQAGREPTIAVPGARICGDESFGPFRTRTQLVAITSRSPIQVWPDDAGRFVYEDDFSTLRMLSDAYSAANVAPDLTMRHMAPVRTSQTGEVFYNFKVPDGVAVKDASLRVNAVLYKKNSKHPSDSKIEILGGPDPHALKPIGILSQRDFVGPSGQLSLSSCAGYEEQAMYQTCAKTSMTCKLPGGLGRDIWIGFRFLPGISEGYLEVEKLSFEVYTTGAATGGTSRLQLELSNLLSNNHVQPWRPGAAALDGLFAFAAREGLARSGQPLGSPGELREFQARYPELAPVHVLKDDSGEPAAYFYDLPLRLSGRDPEFATTSSRPFETRGLILSGRMHVPSLLVGDQKVDIPIVAPAGSTLMLNPGGRSMLIWSPDFSKDVFDKLDFSSSENLRPTPDADNDGGLTCREERPCYFTARFVSALPVKRARLEWYPRVVADPTGKNMVRLSYSTDDGKTFQEVERYIGEGSGKWSDTFKKHATTLNFREPVNHFMLKAELTGEDAQLWSHRRVVDKMWAEFDLDARSVRPFQIPGGNFRLGLADPSGNDVTVRLQDKPVPIFDAIKDWR; from the coding sequence ATGCTGGGTCACATTTTCCCGCAAATGAATCAGAACAATTTCACGGCGAAAGCGACGACCATACTCTTGGTGACCGTTCTCGTCGTCGCAGCGGCACTGAGGATTTGGCAGCTCGACCGCCCGGCCCTTTGGGAGGATGATTACCTCAACATTGACCGGGCGCTTATGCCTCTGGACCGGATGTGGGAATTCCAGAAATGGCAGGGGCCTGCGGACACACCATACGACTTCCAGCCACCATTATCGTTTGCCCTAACACATCTTGCGCTTGCTATTTCCGAAAACTCCTTCTCGGCTAGGGGAGTAAGCGTCTTAGCAGGAATACTAGCCATATGGGGGACTTTCGCCTTGGGGCGTCAGCTCTTCGGATGTGGAGTAGGTTTTCTTTCCGCGCTCCTACTTACTTTGTCACTTTTTCATGTGGAGTATTCTCGAGCCATCAAGGCTTATGGCTTGTTTTATTGTTTTTCCGTCTGGTCCGTTTTTTTTGCATACGTCGCATCCATTCAAGGGCGTGTTTGGTATTGGACGGGTTGGAGTTTGACGGCCATTGGTATGGTCTATTCGGCCTACATTGGTCTTCCAGCTTTTGTGGGGCAAATGATCTGGGTTCTTGCTGTGACGGGGGGGCGTTGGTGGCGGCGTCAGCCTGGTGCTGGAAAGCAACTCTATCTTGCCGGAATGGCCGCGGTTATTACTTTCCTGACCTATCTGCCTTGGGTTCCTGCAGTAGTTTTTCTCCAGGAGATGTTTCACGATCCTGGAGTAAATCCGTTTTCAAAGCTTTCCTGGGGTTTTGTGCAGGAACTCGTGGCTGGCTTTTTTTATCCAGCTTTTCCCGCACAGGCTTGGTTCGTTCCGACCTTGTTGCTTCTGATGGCATCAGGAGTTCTCTACTGTCTTCTCGCTCGGAAAACGAGAGAACTCAGCCTATTACTCTTGTGGTCATTGCTTCCCACAGCATCTGTGCTTTTATCAAAGTCTGTAATGAGTGAGATTGTCTCATCACGGCATTTGTTCAACCTAATGGGGTTAGTGACTCTCTTGCCTGCAGCAGGACTTTGGGGACTATTGGAAAGTCTTTTACCAGGCGGTAAGCGAATCACCTTAGCTACAGGGACGTTATTGTGTCTTGCTCTTTGCTGGCCACAGATTCAACGACTGCCTGAAGTCTATGAACGATCTATCAGCCTGGATAGAGACTATCTCTATTGGGTTTGGGCAACGGCACAACCTACAGAAAAACTATCCGTGGAAGGTTGGAAACGAAAATCTAAAAGGTTTGGTGCACGATGGTACTTGCCGGGTCTGTTCGCAAGTTCAGGCGATTTCTCCCATCCACTGTACTCCCGGATACTCCTGGTTGAAAATCAAGCTGGCCGTGAACCGACGATCGCCGTCCCAGGAGCCCGAATTTGTGGGGATGAGTCGTTCGGACCTTTCCGCACGCGAACTCAGTTGGTCGCAATCACGTCGCGTTCCCCCATTCAGGTGTGGCCAGATGACGCTGGCCGGTTCGTATATGAAGACGATTTCTCAACTCTACGGATGCTTTCTGATGCCTATAGTGCGGCAAATGTCGCTCCTGACCTCACCATGCGTCACATGGCTCCAGTACGGACTTCGCAAACAGGGGAAGTGTTCTACAATTTTAAGGTTCCGGATGGGGTTGCTGTTAAAGACGCCTCTCTCCGAGTGAATGCAGTTCTTTACAAAAAAAACAGCAAACACCCATCGGACTCAAAAATTGAAATTCTGGGTGGGCCTGATCCCCATGCTTTAAAACCCATAGGGATATTATCCCAGCGTGATTTCGTTGGTCCTTCCGGTCAACTCAGTCTCAGCTCCTGTGCTGGATATGAAGAACAAGCCATGTACCAGACGTGCGCGAAGACGAGTATGACATGTAAACTTCCAGGCGGTTTAGGAAGAGACATCTGGATAGGGTTCCGTTTTTTACCCGGAATATCAGAAGGGTATCTGGAGGTCGAAAAACTAAGCTTCGAAGTGTACACAACCGGTGCAGCCACGGGTGGCACGTCTCGACTACAGTTGGAACTATCGAACCTTCTTTCCAACAACCATGTCCAGCCGTGGCGGCCCGGCGCGGCCGCATTGGACGGTCTGTTCGCCTTTGCCGCCAGGGAGGGGCTTGCACGGTCCGGGCAGCCGCTCGGGTCGCCAGGAGAACTTCGAGAGTTCCAGGCCAGATACCCCGAGCTGGCTCCGGTTCATGTCCTCAAGGACGATTCCGGAGAACCGGCGGCGTATTTCTACGATTTGCCTTTGCGACTCTCCGGGCGTGACCCGGAATTCGCCACGACAAGTTCTCGTCCGTTCGAGACTCGCGGGCTCATCCTCTCCGGCCGCATGCACGTGCCGTCGCTTCTCGTGGGAGACCAGAAGGTGGACATACCCATCGTGGCGCCCGCCGGATCGACCCTCATGCTCAATCCCGGCGGGCGGAGCATGCTCATCTGGTCTCCGGACTTTTCAAAGGATGTGTTCGACAAGCTCGATTTCAGCTCGTCGGAGAATCTTCGCCCCACGCCGGATGCCGACAACGACGGAGGCCTCACCTGCCGCGAGGAACGCCCGTGTTATTTCACCGCACGGTTCGTTTCGGCCCTGCCCGTGAAACGGGCCCGCCTGGAATGGTACCCCAGGGTGGTGGCCGATCCCACAGGCAAGAATATGGTCAGGCTGTCCTATTCCACGGACGACGGAAAGACCTTTCAGGAAGTGGAGCGCTACATCGGCGAAGGTTCAGGCAAATGGAGTGATACGTTCAAGAAACACGCAACCACGTTGAACTTCAGGGAGCCGGTCAATCACTTCATGCTCAAGGCCGAACTCACGGGCGAGGACGCGCAGTTGTGGTCGCACCGTCGGGTGGTGGACAAGATGTGGGCGGAATTCGATCTGGACGCGCGTTCCGTCAGGCCTTTCCAGATACCCGGGGGAAATTTCCGTCTGGGACTGGCCGATCCTTCAGGCAACGATGTGACAGTGAGGCTGCAGGACAAACCGGTGCCAATCTTTGATGCCATAAAGGATTGGAGGTGA
- a CDS encoding PAS domain S-box protein — MLQGTGGGRLPVLIAAQPLDTPQGRVSILTFTDLTPLKQAERKYKSFFKNAVEGVFQSSADGRFLAVNPALCGILGYDNPEELISSLTDLRTQLYVDPADRDHLIEELETHGRITGFETRFWTKNGDIRWIITSARQVRDHNGAFLYIEGLNIDITERKKAEQSLRMAEVSLRESEEKFRRTFDQSPIGAAILSLDWTFIRANEAFCRITGYEEQELLEKNIIMLTHPDDVEGALDRTAKLRGGEIDNYELDKRYIHKSGKVVWVHLSAGLVRDASGKPSYYLPMVQDITKRKEAEEKLARTQARIKALMTSSPAVIYSRRPVGELELTFISDNVEDLTGFSPSDFLNDHRFWLSRLNPEDAPIMEAELRLQLAMGQGTREYRFTNAQGLTRWIRDQFRLVLDDLGRPAEIVGYLTDVTARRLIKEALESSEARYRAIVEDQTELVCRFRPDGSITFANEAVARYFGKTKEELIGAPFMPDLPPDESELLERHLRSLSPSNPVGTIEYRLVMPNGEERWLSRNDHALFDQQGRLVEYQSVGRDITGRVLSERALEKAMDEKERLRLNLEAVFRSIPDALIVVDTEMNVIQTNRALSELCCIGGETTHGKSLHLVGGHCKRACFEVISTTLKTREPVLEYRVECKGNRPGQTVVINSSPLLDPENNFVGAVLVIRDITRLADLEKRLTDLHGHRGLIGKSKVMHSIYAVLDQLSEVESTVLVTGESGTGKELVAEALHYGGPRSKGPLIKVNCSALSESLLESELFGHVRGAFTGAIRDKLGRFEAAEGGTIFLDEIGDVSPRIQLNLLRVLERKEFERVGDSKTRRANVRVIAATNADMTDKIRQGLFREDLYYRLKVMVINLPPLRERTEDIPLLCEHFLGFFRASFGKHIARVGEEVMRIFMTHHWPGNVRELRSALEHACILCPGEELLPEHLPPELSRGTMPPILAAPIPARHIPERYFQRGLSREDILEALERSANNRAKAARMLGVDRRTLYRNMEKYSIQ, encoded by the coding sequence ATGCTTCAAGGTACCGGAGGGGGCCGACTGCCGGTACTCATCGCTGCCCAGCCCTTAGACACGCCGCAGGGCCGGGTGAGCATACTGACGTTCACAGACCTCACTCCGCTCAAGCAGGCCGAACGCAAGTACAAGTCCTTCTTCAAGAACGCCGTGGAGGGCGTTTTTCAGTCCTCAGCCGACGGGCGCTTCCTGGCGGTGAACCCTGCCCTGTGCGGCATTCTCGGTTACGACAACCCTGAAGAACTGATCAGTTCCCTCACCGACCTTCGCACCCAGCTCTACGTCGATCCGGCCGACCGGGACCACTTGATCGAAGAGCTTGAGACACATGGGCGCATAACCGGATTTGAAACCCGGTTTTGGACAAAAAACGGAGATATTCGCTGGATCATAACCAGCGCCCGCCAGGTTCGCGATCACAACGGAGCCTTTCTCTACATCGAAGGCCTGAACATCGACATCACGGAGCGCAAGAAGGCCGAGCAGTCGTTGCGCATGGCGGAAGTATCTCTTCGGGAGTCCGAGGAAAAATTCCGCCGCACGTTCGACCAGTCCCCCATCGGAGCGGCCATTCTTTCCCTGGATTGGACCTTCATCCGGGCGAACGAGGCCTTTTGCCGCATCACCGGATACGAGGAGCAGGAACTTCTCGAAAAAAACATCATCATGCTCACCCACCCCGATGATGTGGAAGGTGCGCTGGATCGCACTGCCAAACTGCGCGGCGGCGAAATAGACAACTATGAGCTGGACAAGCGCTACATCCACAAAAGCGGCAAGGTGGTGTGGGTGCACCTTTCAGCCGGGCTGGTGCGGGACGCTTCCGGCAAGCCCAGCTACTACCTGCCCATGGTGCAGGACATCACCAAACGCAAGGAGGCCGAGGAAAAGCTCGCCCGCACCCAGGCCCGGATAAAGGCGCTCATGACCAGCTCTCCGGCAGTCATCTATTCCAGGCGGCCGGTTGGAGAGCTTGAGCTGACGTTCATATCCGACAATGTGGAGGACCTGACCGGATTTAGCCCGAGCGACTTTCTGAACGACCACCGGTTCTGGCTCTCGCGCTTAAATCCCGAAGACGCCCCCATCATGGAGGCCGAACTGCGTCTGCAACTGGCCATGGGCCAAGGCACCCGGGAGTATCGCTTCACCAACGCCCAGGGTCTTACCCGCTGGATCCGCGACCAGTTCCGCCTGGTGCTGGACGACCTGGGCCGGCCCGCGGAAATCGTTGGCTACCTCACGGACGTTACTGCCAGGCGCCTTATCAAGGAGGCCCTTGAGTCGAGCGAAGCCCGCTACCGGGCCATAGTGGAGGACCAGACCGAACTCGTCTGCCGGTTCCGCCCGGACGGCTCCATCACATTCGCCAACGAGGCGGTGGCCCGCTACTTCGGCAAGACCAAGGAAGAGCTTATCGGCGCCCCTTTCATGCCTGATCTTCCACCTGACGAAAGCGAACTGCTGGAGCGGCATCTGCGTTCGCTTTCACCGTCCAACCCGGTGGGCACCATCGAATACCGGCTGGTCATGCCAAACGGCGAAGAGCGCTGGCTCTCGCGAAACGACCATGCCCTCTTCGACCAGCAGGGGCGGCTTGTCGAATATCAGTCCGTGGGCCGGGACATCACCGGCCGGGTGCTCTCGGAACGAGCCCTTGAAAAGGCCATGGATGAGAAAGAACGGCTGCGCTTGAACCTCGAAGCCGTTTTCCGCTCCATCCCGGACGCGCTTATCGTGGTGGACACCGAGATGAACGTCATCCAGACCAACCGGGCCCTTTCCGAACTGTGTTGCATCGGCGGGGAGACCACCCATGGCAAAAGCCTGCACCTTGTGGGCGGACACTGCAAACGGGCCTGTTTCGAGGTTATCTCCACCACCTTGAAAACCCGCGAGCCGGTTCTGGAATACCGCGTGGAGTGCAAGGGCAACCGACCCGGACAGACCGTGGTCATTAACTCATCGCCGCTTCTTGACCCCGAAAACAATTTCGTGGGCGCGGTGCTCGTCATCCGCGACATCACCCGCCTGGCGGATCTGGAAAAGCGCCTCACCGACCTGCACGGACACAGGGGGCTTATCGGCAAGTCCAAGGTCATGCATTCCATCTACGCCGTGCTGGACCAGCTCTCCGAGGTGGAATCCACCGTCCTGGTCACTGGGGAATCTGGAACGGGCAAGGAACTGGTGGCCGAAGCCCTGCACTACGGTGGTCCAAGATCCAAGGGGCCGCTCATCAAAGTGAACTGCTCGGCCCTGTCTGAGAGCCTGCTGGAAAGCGAACTTTTCGGGCATGTGCGGGGCGCGTTCACCGGCGCCATACGCGACAAACTCGGCCGGTTCGAGGCAGCCGAGGGCGGCACCATCTTCCTGGACGAAATTGGCGACGTTTCCCCACGTATTCAGCTGAACCTCCTGCGTGTTCTGGAGCGCAAGGAATTCGAACGCGTGGGCGATTCCAAGACCCGCAGGGCCAACGTGCGTGTCATCGCCGCCACCAATGCGGACATGACGGACAAGATCAGGCAGGGCCTCTTCCGCGAGGACCTCTACTACCGCCTCAAGGTCATGGTGATCAACCTGCCGCCACTTCGCGAGCGAACCGAAGACATACCGCTCCTGTGCGAGCATTTTCTGGGCTTTTTCCGGGCCAGCTTCGGCAAGCACATCGCCCGTGTCGGCGAGGAGGTCATGCGAATCTTCATGACACACCACTGGCCCGGAAACGTGCGCGAACTCCGTTCCGCACTGGAGCATGCCTGCATCCTCTGTCCCGGCGAAGAGCTTTTGCCCGAGCACCTTCCTCCGGAACTGTCCCGGGGTACCATGCCTCCAATTCTGGCCGCGCCAATTCCAGCCCGCCACATCCCGGAGCGTTACTTCCAGAGAGGCTTGAGCCGCGAGGACATCCTTGAGGCGTTGGAGCGTTCCGCCAACAACCGGGCCAAAGCAGCCCGAATGTTGGGGGTGGATCGGCGCACCCTGTACCGGAACATGGAAAAGTACTCCATCCAGTAA
- the dctA gene encoding C4-dicarboxylate transporter DctA produces MAGKKIYKSLYFWVLFGIALGIALGMIPETKAFAAKMEPFGKAFIKMVKMIIAPIIFCTVVTGIAKMGDMTKVGRVGLKAMLYFWTMTLFALAIGLVVVNVSQPGVGLDDYAAKMQSSQAEVKKVEAFAGQTAKVTSTVDFLINIIPSSVVDAFAKGDILQVLFFSILFGVGCSALGDRARNVVQFIDEFSRGMFKVVHYIMYFAPFGAFGAIAFVVASQGHDALLALLKLMMDVYITCIAFIFIVLWAVCKLAGFSLWKYLKYISEEILLVLGTSSSEAALPRMMAKMENAGANQSVVGLTLPMGYSFNLDGTCIYLTMAAIFLAQATKTPLTMGDQLYILFILLLTSKGAAAVTGGGFITLAATLQSLSGPSAIPVASLTLLLGVDRFMSEARAITNLIGNGVATLVVAKWEGALDEKKLQCVLAGDVTGDFADDPEEMLAEGRSVTNGTCPTDKA; encoded by the coding sequence ATGGCAGGGAAAAAGATTTACAAATCGCTGTACTTTTGGGTTTTATTCGGCATCGCCTTGGGCATCGCCTTGGGCATGATCCCCGAGACCAAGGCATTCGCCGCAAAGATGGAGCCTTTTGGCAAAGCCTTCATTAAGATGGTCAAGATGATCATCGCCCCGATCATTTTCTGTACCGTTGTCACCGGCATCGCCAAAATGGGTGACATGACGAAGGTCGGCCGCGTTGGCTTGAAAGCCATGCTTTATTTCTGGACCATGACTCTCTTCGCCCTGGCCATCGGCCTTGTGGTCGTTAACGTATCCCAGCCAGGGGTGGGCCTCGACGACTACGCCGCGAAGATGCAGTCCAGCCAGGCTGAGGTTAAAAAAGTGGAGGCCTTCGCCGGGCAGACCGCCAAGGTCACCAGCACCGTCGACTTCCTGATAAACATCATCCCCTCTTCAGTGGTTGATGCCTTCGCAAAGGGCGATATTCTTCAGGTTCTTTTCTTCTCCATCCTCTTTGGCGTGGGATGCTCGGCATTGGGAGACCGGGCCCGCAACGTGGTGCAATTCATCGACGAATTCTCACGAGGCATGTTCAAGGTCGTCCACTACATTATGTACTTCGCGCCGTTCGGCGCTTTCGGCGCCATCGCGTTCGTGGTTGCTTCCCAGGGACATGACGCCCTTCTTGCCCTCTTGAAGCTCATGATGGACGTGTACATCACCTGCATCGCCTTCATCTTCATCGTGCTTTGGGCCGTCTGCAAGTTGGCCGGCTTCTCTCTGTGGAAGTACTTGAAGTACATCTCCGAGGAGATCCTCCTGGTGCTCGGCACCTCCTCCTCCGAGGCCGCCCTGCCCCGCATGATGGCCAAGATGGAGAACGCGGGCGCCAACCAGTCCGTGGTGGGCCTCACGCTCCCCATGGGCTACTCCTTCAACCTGGACGGGACCTGCATCTACCTGACCATGGCCGCCATCTTCCTGGCCCAGGCCACAAAAACTCCGCTGACCATGGGCGATCAGCTCTACATTCTGTTCATCCTGCTGCTCACGTCCAAGGGCGCGGCAGCGGTCACGGGCGGAGGCTTCATTACCCTGGCGGCAACTCTCCAGTCTCTGAGCGGCCCCAGCGCCATTCCCGTGGCCTCGCTCACACTGCTTCTGGGCGTTGACCGCTTCATGAGCGAAGCCCGCGCCATCACCAACCTGATCGGCAACGGTGTGGCCACCCTGGTGGTCGCCAAGTGGGAGGGCGCGTTGGACGAGAAGAAGCTCCAGTGCGTGCTTGCGGGTGACGTCACCGGCGACTTCGCCGACGATCCCGAGGAGATGCTCGCGGAGGGCAGATCCGTGACCAACGGGACCTGCCCCACCGACAAGGCATAG